In Natronomonas halophila, one DNA window encodes the following:
- a CDS encoding adenylosuccinate synthase, whose protein sequence is MTVTIVGSQLGDEGKGGIVDVYGDIADVVVRYQGGDNAGHTVVHEGDEYKLSLVPSGAVRGKIGVLGNGCVVNPRTLFEEIDTLRDRGLDPDVRVAERAHAILPYHRVIDTLEEDVKSDDDLAAGTTGRGIGPTYEDKAGRRGVRIGDLLDPETLRSRLEYVVPQKRALLEEVYDISIEDHEDIDADAFDIEALFEQYRDFGDRLANEGMTVNCGEFLADRLDSGEELMFEGAQGTSIDIDHGVYPYVTSSNPTAGGATVGTGLGPTVIGDGEVVGIVKAYLSRVGTGPLPTELGSVDGQTPDDGGRPSEADLAEYIRDEGGEYGTVTGRPRRVGWLDIPMLRHAARANGFTGLAINHIDVLAGLDEVKVGHSYTLDGEEVFTMPPTTEKWGDCEANLRSFEGWEDVDWNAVAEEGYEAIPENAREYLDYIAEELDTPVYAVGVGPGREQTIVVEDLT, encoded by the coding sequence ATGACCGTAACCATCGTCGGTTCGCAGCTCGGCGACGAGGGCAAAGGGGGTATCGTCGACGTCTACGGCGATATCGCCGATGTCGTCGTTCGCTATCAGGGCGGCGATAACGCCGGCCACACCGTCGTCCACGAAGGCGACGAGTACAAACTCTCCCTCGTTCCGTCGGGCGCCGTCCGAGGCAAAATTGGCGTCCTCGGCAACGGCTGTGTCGTCAACCCGCGCACGCTCTTCGAGGAAATCGACACGCTCCGCGACCGCGGCCTCGACCCCGACGTCCGGGTCGCCGAACGCGCTCACGCGATTCTTCCCTACCACCGCGTTATCGACACCCTCGAAGAGGACGTCAAATCCGACGACGACCTCGCCGCCGGTACGACCGGCCGCGGCATCGGCCCGACCTACGAGGACAAGGCCGGCCGCCGCGGCGTCCGCATCGGCGACCTGCTGGACCCCGAGACGCTCCGCTCCCGGCTCGAATACGTCGTTCCCCAGAAGCGCGCGCTCCTCGAAGAGGTCTACGACATCTCCATCGAGGACCACGAGGACATCGACGCCGACGCCTTCGATATCGAGGCCCTCTTCGAGCAGTACCGCGACTTCGGCGACCGCCTCGCCAACGAAGGCATGACCGTCAACTGCGGTGAGTTCCTCGCCGACCGCCTCGATTCGGGCGAGGAACTCATGTTCGAGGGCGCACAGGGCACCTCCATCGACATCGACCACGGCGTCTACCCCTACGTCACCTCCTCGAACCCCACCGCTGGCGGCGCGACCGTCGGCACTGGCCTCGGTCCCACCGTTATCGGCGACGGCGAAGTCGTCGGCATCGTCAAGGCCTACCTCTCCCGTGTCGGTACCGGCCCGCTTCCGACCGAACTCGGCTCCGTCGACGGCCAGACGCCCGACGACGGCGGCCGACCCTCCGAGGCCGACCTCGCCGAGTACATCCGCGACGAGGGCGGCGAATACGGCACCGTCACCGGCCGCCCGCGCCGCGTCGGCTGGCTCGATATCCCGATGCTCCGCCACGCCGCCCGCGCGAACGGCTTTACCGGCCTCGCCATCAACCACATCGACGTGCTCGCCGGCCTCGACGAAGTGAAAGTCGGCCACTCGTACACCCTCGACGGCGAGGAAGTCTTCACGATGCCCCCGACGACCGAGAAGTGGGGCGACTGCGAGGCGAACCTCCGGTCCTTCGAGGGCTGGGAGGACGTCGACTGGAACGCCGTCGCTGAAGAAGGATACGAGGCCATCCCCGAGAACGCTCGCGAATATCTGGACTACATCGCCGAGGAACTGGACACGCCCGTCTACGCCGTCGGCGTCGGCCCTGGCCGCGAGCAGACCATCGTCGTCGAAGACCTGACCTAG
- a CDS encoding transcription initiation factor IIB — protein MPGPTRQRERTSEDETESEEETGCPECESDSLVRSADGGGELVCEDCGLVIEEENIDRGPEWRAFNHSERQSKSRVGAPTTQTMHDKGLTTQIDWKDKDAYGRSISSEKRSQMHRLRKWQERIRTKDAGERNLQFALSEIDRMSSALGVPRSVREVASVIYRRALDEDLIRGRSIEGVATAALYAACRQEGIPRSLDEVAEVARVEQKEIGRTYRYIAQELSLGLEPVDPVQYVPRFCSELGLSEEVEQKTREIIEVTAEKGMLSGKSPTGYAAAAIYAASLLCNEKKTQREVAEVAQVTEVTIRNRYQEQIEALGIH, from the coding sequence ATGCCAGGGCCCACCCGCCAGCGTGAGCGCACCAGCGAAGACGAGACAGAAAGCGAGGAAGAAACTGGCTGTCCGGAGTGCGAATCCGATTCACTCGTCAGGAGCGCCGATGGCGGGGGTGAGCTCGTCTGCGAGGACTGCGGGCTCGTTATCGAGGAGGAGAACATCGACCGCGGCCCGGAATGGCGTGCGTTCAACCACTCCGAGCGGCAATCGAAGTCCCGGGTCGGCGCGCCGACCACCCAGACGATGCACGACAAGGGGCTGACCACCCAGATCGACTGGAAGGACAAGGACGCCTACGGCCGCTCGATTTCTTCGGAGAAGCGTTCCCAGATGCACCGACTCCGCAAGTGGCAGGAACGCATCCGGACCAAGGACGCCGGCGAACGAAACCTGCAGTTCGCCCTCAGCGAAATCGACCGGATGTCCTCGGCGCTGGGCGTCCCTCGCTCGGTCCGCGAGGTCGCCTCGGTCATCTATCGGCGTGCGCTCGACGAGGACCTCATCCGTGGCCGCTCCATCGAGGGCGTCGCCACCGCCGCGCTGTATGCCGCCTGCCGACAGGAGGGCATCCCGCGCAGCCTCGACGAAGTCGCCGAAGTCGCCCGTGTCGAACAGAAGGAAATCGGCCGGACCTACCGCTACATCGCACAGGAACTCTCCCTCGGCCTCGAACCGGTCGACCCCGTCCAGTACGTCCCGCGCTTCTGCTCGGAACTCGGCCTCAGCGAGGAGGTCGAACAGAAGACCCGCGAAATCATCGAAGTCACCGCCGAGAAGGGCATGCTCTCGGGCAAGTCCCCGACCGGCTACGCCGCCGCGGCCATCTACGCCGCCTCGCTGCTCTGCAACGAGAAGAAGACCCAGCGTGAGGTCGCCGAAGTCGCACAGGTGACCGAGGTCACCATCCGCAACCGCTATCAGGAGCAGATCGAAGCGCTCGGCATCCACTAA
- a CDS encoding DUF4200 domain-containing protein gives MDAHTVIEEWEVSPFDGGFDGLRDLQSRRFSGAVEVGDSRLFLREGEPLAVVSNFEEDPREGRIDVFEDAAGRLHEASAPATASLAAMLALDGEVRGRYFSDDTPISRVHETLSGGGFTGYIELSENVLSGDYFVVYEDGDEDYIGYISASGRLITDEEAQQKAEGEIGIYDVVAVSLPDVEIPEPSEPDAGTAAAGVVSDTEPESEPESTTEPTPVADSGPEPESEPAPESDAEAQSETTASVSEPEADSEPASEPAPESESEPAAEPTGEAESDPAVEPETGPESPAEPAPTAEPTADSEAETSPTADTETDSEDDDASPGSAATPQPDDPSDAAAATEPETEPVSTQATETATDTEESTTPAADTESDGREPSGSSWNSTESQPPTSDSTSDPTGSVMDGITARSVPSIDPENTGRGQTSDGETAAGGAAAATSAAETQRTQATSEPEPEPEPESEPASEQAAAPPDAESAEETVPEDEVQDRIMEVRQEYEAELDSLRSELDALRAERDRLQERVETLEAAEESAGGAGAGASGVSLTPDRALAGTSLFVRDEGPGGPTLEDAHAGNVDADELDENLRIEYHTQFEDEGATVDGEPFDAFLTSSPRYAFAEWLLTSLLFEIQSTRSESVMRPLYDALPEIDRISFDDTVAVGEDEEGRDIEFDVVARDRMGDPLVVANMDESRDPTHADSLEPLIDDASDIGMDADRFAGAFAVTSSYFEPDALEAAREATSGSLLSREKYRNFVKLSRNKGFHLCLVESRDESFHMTMPEL, from the coding sequence ATGGATGCCCACACCGTAATTGAGGAGTGGGAGGTTTCGCCCTTCGACGGCGGGTTCGACGGCCTCCGCGACCTGCAGTCGCGGCGGTTCAGCGGCGCCGTTGAGGTCGGCGACAGCCGGTTATTCCTCCGTGAGGGGGAACCGCTGGCGGTCGTCTCGAACTTCGAGGAAGATCCCCGGGAGGGACGCATCGACGTCTTCGAGGACGCTGCCGGCCGACTTCACGAAGCGTCGGCGCCGGCGACGGCGTCGCTGGCCGCGATGCTCGCTCTCGATGGCGAGGTTCGGGGTCGGTATTTCAGCGACGACACGCCGATATCGAGAGTCCACGAGACGCTTTCGGGCGGCGGGTTCACGGGCTATATCGAACTCTCGGAGAACGTTCTCAGCGGCGATTACTTCGTCGTCTACGAGGACGGCGACGAGGACTACATCGGCTACATCAGCGCCAGCGGGCGGCTGATTACCGACGAGGAGGCCCAGCAGAAAGCCGAGGGTGAAATCGGCATCTACGACGTCGTTGCCGTCTCCTTGCCCGACGTCGAGATTCCGGAGCCATCCGAACCGGATGCCGGGACGGCCGCTGCGGGCGTGGTCTCGGACACCGAACCTGAGTCGGAGCCGGAATCGACGACTGAACCAACGCCGGTAGCTGACTCTGGTCCCGAACCGGAAAGCGAACCCGCCCCCGAGTCCGATGCCGAGGCTCAATCGGAGACTACGGCTTCGGTTTCGGAACCCGAAGCGGATTCGGAGCCGGCCTCGGAGCCGGCACCCGAGTCGGAGTCGGAACCCGCAGCCGAACCGACAGGAGAGGCAGAATCCGACCCCGCCGTCGAACCGGAAACGGGGCCGGAATCGCCGGCCGAACCGGCACCGACGGCAGAACCGACGGCCGACTCGGAGGCAGAGACGTCGCCCACAGCCGACACCGAGACCGATAGCGAGGACGACGACGCGTCCCCGGGGTCGGCCGCGACGCCGCAACCCGACGACCCGTCGGATGCCGCGGCGGCAACCGAACCCGAAACGGAGCCGGTATCGACACAGGCTACGGAGACGGCGACTGACACCGAGGAGTCGACGACGCCAGCGGCGGACACCGAATCGGACGGGCGGGAGCCGTCGGGCTCCTCGTGGAACTCGACGGAGTCACAGCCTCCGACCAGCGATTCGACGTCGGACCCGACCGGGTCGGTCATGGACGGTATCACCGCGCGGTCGGTCCCCTCCATCGACCCGGAGAACACCGGTCGCGGGCAGACCAGCGACGGTGAAACGGCCGCCGGAGGTGCTGCTGCGGCGACGTCGGCGGCGGAGACCCAACGGACACAGGCAACCTCCGAGCCGGAGCCGGAACCCGAACCGGAATCGGAACCGGCGTCCGAACAAGCGGCTGCGCCCCCGGATGCCGAATCGGCTGAGGAGACGGTCCCGGAGGACGAGGTTCAGGACCGCATCATGGAGGTTCGGCAGGAATACGAGGCGGAACTGGATTCCCTGCGGTCGGAACTGGACGCCTTGCGAGCAGAGCGCGACCGACTACAGGAGCGGGTCGAAACGCTCGAAGCCGCCGAAGAATCGGCTGGCGGCGCGGGGGCAGGCGCAAGCGGCGTCAGCCTGACGCCGGACCGCGCGCTCGCGGGGACGAGCCTCTTCGTCCGCGATGAGGGACCCGGTGGCCCGACGCTGGAGGACGCACACGCAGGCAACGTCGACGCGGACGAACTGGACGAGAATCTCCGTATCGAGTACCACACCCAGTTCGAAGACGAAGGCGCAACCGTCGACGGCGAACCGTTCGATGCGTTCCTCACGTCGTCGCCGCGCTATGCCTTCGCGGAGTGGTTGCTCACTTCCCTCCTGTTCGAGATTCAGTCGACGCGTTCGGAGAGCGTGATGCGGCCGCTCTACGACGCGCTGCCGGAAATCGACCGCATAAGCTTCGACGATACGGTTGCCGTGGGCGAGGACGAAGAAGGCCGGGACATCGAGTTCGACGTCGTCGCGCGCGACCGGATGGGCGACCCGCTCGTCGTCGCCAACATGGACGAGAGCCGCGACCCCACCCATGCCGATTCGCTGGAGCCGCTCATCGACGACGCATCCGACATCGGGATGGACGCCGACCGATTTGCCGGCGCCTTCGCGGTCACGTCGAGTTACTTCGAACCGGACGCGCTGGAGGCCGCCCGCGAGGCGACGAGCGGGAGCCTCCTCAGCCGGGAGAAATACCGCAACTTCGTGAAACTCTCGCGCAACAAGGGCTTCCACCTCTGTCTGGTGGAGTCCCGCGACGAGTCGTTCCACATGACGATGCCGGAGTTGTAG
- the menE gene encoding o-succinylbenzoate--CoA ligase, producing MRDWLATRASATPTATAIAAAGDVDRAKTYADLDERVEVLAGRLAARGVGVDDALVVCAETRAEFVELAHAAQRLGAVLVPVNARLSAAELSVRFDRVNPTVVVCEADTEAAVTEATDANVLSVDEPEGSAEALASVQPEPFDLPEWELDNPLVVMFTSGTTGDPKGVVLTMGNVLASATASAFRLGLRDTDCWHVCLPMYHMGGLAPVYRSTLYGTTISVQRDFEPRAALAAMEAAGTTAVSLVPTMLERLLDTDVDAGPLSDLRFVLLGGAACPPDLLERAQNRDVPVAPTYGMTEAASQIATATPEQARRNPETVGNPVMFAELTVVDEAGAICEAGETGELVVTGPMVTPGYLDDEATIEAFTNGGLRTGDLGHRDEEGQVYVHARVDDTIITGGENVDPSEVAAAIRAHEAIENCAVVGLPDEEWGERVATLVVPVDGAETSADAIRDHCRDRLAGYKLPRTIAFAEALPRTASGTVDREAVTARLREADGHADEI from the coding sequence ATGCGAGACTGGCTGGCGACCCGGGCGAGCGCGACGCCGACGGCAACCGCGATAGCCGCCGCTGGCGACGTCGACCGGGCCAAGACGTACGCGGACCTCGACGAGCGGGTCGAGGTACTCGCCGGCCGCCTCGCCGCACGCGGCGTCGGCGTCGACGACGCGCTGGTCGTCTGTGCCGAAACCCGCGCGGAGTTCGTCGAACTCGCCCACGCGGCCCAGCGGCTCGGGGCCGTGCTGGTGCCGGTCAACGCCCGCCTGTCGGCCGCCGAACTGTCGGTTCGCTTCGACCGCGTGAATCCTACAGTCGTCGTCTGCGAGGCCGACACGGAGGCGGCCGTCACCGAGGCCACCGACGCAAACGTTCTGTCGGTCGACGAGCCTGAAGGGAGCGCCGAGGCGCTGGCGAGCGTCCAGCCGGAACCCTTCGACCTCCCCGAATGGGAACTCGACAATCCGCTCGTCGTCATGTTCACTTCGGGAACGACCGGCGACCCGAAGGGCGTCGTCCTGACGATGGGCAACGTCCTCGCGAGCGCGACGGCCTCGGCGTTCCGGCTCGGCCTCCGGGATACCGACTGCTGGCACGTCTGCCTGCCGATGTACCACATGGGCGGACTGGCGCCCGTCTATCGGTCGACGCTCTACGGGACGACGATATCCGTTCAGCGTGATTTCGAACCCCGAGCGGCGCTGGCCGCGATGGAAGCGGCCGGCACGACCGCCGTCTCGCTGGTCCCGACGATGCTGGAGCGACTGCTCGATACCGATGTCGACGCCGGCCCGCTTTCGGACCTCCGGTTCGTCCTGCTGGGCGGTGCCGCCTGCCCGCCGGACCTGCTGGAGCGCGCCCAGAATCGGGACGTTCCGGTCGCGCCGACCTACGGGATGACCGAAGCCGCCTCCCAGATAGCGACGGCGACGCCCGAACAGGCCCGGCGCAACCCCGAGACGGTCGGCAACCCCGTTATGTTCGCCGAGCTAACCGTCGTCGACGAGGCTGGCGCAATCTGTGAGGCCGGCGAGACGGGCGAACTCGTCGTCACCGGCCCGATGGTCACGCCCGGCTATCTGGACGATGAGGCGACTATCGAGGCCTTCACTAACGGCGGCCTCCGGACGGGCGACCTCGGCCATCGCGACGAGGAGGGGCAGGTCTACGTCCACGCGCGGGTTGACGACACCATTATCACCGGCGGGGAGAACGTCGACCCGTCCGAGGTGGCTGCTGCGATTCGCGCCCACGAAGCCATCGAGAACTGTGCGGTCGTTGGCCTCCCTGACGAGGAGTGGGGCGAGCGCGTCGCCACGCTGGTCGTCCCAGTCGACGGCGCCGAAACCTCCGCCGACGCAATTCGGGACCACTGCCGAGATCGACTCGCGGGCTACAAGCTCCCCCGAACCATCGCCTTCGCCGAGGCGTTGCCTCGCACTGCCTCGGGCACGGTCGACCGGGAGGCCGTTACGGCGCGACTCCGTGAAGCCGACGGGCATGCCGACGAGATTTAA
- a CDS encoding succinic semialdehyde dehydrogenase, which produces MTVSESTTEPDIGSTEHESLEGLESYVTTAGGVDERFDVEAPFDGSIIGRLPACDADDIELAFEQADQGQTAWADWSVEERAEVIIDYHDLVLEHAEELLDIVQLESGKARRHAYEEILDVAITARHYAYRAEDYLKIEQRDAAIPGLTETTVHHHPKGTIGIISPWNYPLSLAVSDALPAILAGNSVVLKPAEQTSYTALKAVELLREAGVPRDVFQVVTGFGPTLGEPLVKNSDYVCFTGSGKTGRIVASQAGEHLTDVSLELGGKNPGIVCEDADIDRAVEGLIRGCFTNAGQLCISLERLYVHEDVYGQFVEAFVSAIEDLHIGTGYGHDVDVGSLISEDQFDKVTEHVEEAKAEGATVLTGGTARPDLGPYFYEPTVLTDVDESMALCTEETFGPVVSIYKWSDEDEVIERANDTDYGLNASVWTEDTERGKQIAKRIEAGTVNVNEAYAAAWVSLDAPMGGMKNSGIGRRHGDEGFMKYTEPQTVAVQKHLGMTNPPGVPHWLYAKIMTKALKIQRHIPGMR; this is translated from the coding sequence ATGACAGTTTCCGAGTCCACGACAGAGCCGGATATCGGCTCAACCGAACACGAGTCACTCGAAGGGCTCGAATCGTACGTTACCACCGCCGGTGGCGTCGACGAACGCTTCGATGTCGAGGCGCCGTTCGACGGCTCCATCATCGGCCGGTTGCCCGCCTGTGACGCCGACGACATCGAACTCGCCTTCGAGCAGGCCGACCAGGGCCAGACCGCCTGGGCCGACTGGAGCGTCGAGGAACGCGCCGAGGTCATCATCGACTATCACGACCTCGTCCTCGAACACGCCGAGGAACTGCTGGATATCGTCCAACTCGAAAGCGGGAAGGCCCGCCGCCACGCCTACGAGGAAATCCTCGACGTGGCGATTACGGCCCGCCACTACGCCTACCGTGCCGAGGACTACCTGAAAATCGAACAGCGCGATGCCGCGATTCCGGGCCTGACCGAAACGACGGTCCACCACCACCCGAAGGGGACTATCGGCATCATCTCGCCGTGGAACTACCCCCTCTCGCTCGCGGTCTCGGACGCCCTCCCTGCCATTCTGGCCGGCAACAGCGTCGTCCTCAAACCCGCCGAACAGACCTCTTACACCGCACTGAAGGCCGTCGAACTGCTCCGGGAGGCCGGCGTCCCCCGCGACGTCTTCCAGGTCGTCACCGGCTTCGGTCCGACGCTCGGCGAACCGCTCGTGAAGAATTCGGATTACGTCTGCTTTACGGGCTCCGGCAAGACGGGCCGTATCGTCGCCAGTCAGGCGGGCGAACACCTCACCGACGTCTCGCTGGAGTTGGGCGGCAAGAACCCCGGTATCGTCTGTGAGGACGCCGACATCGACCGCGCGGTCGAAGGCCTCATCCGCGGCTGTTTCACCAACGCCGGCCAGCTGTGTATCTCGCTGGAACGACTCTACGTCCACGAGGACGTCTACGGGCAGTTCGTCGAGGCCTTCGTCAGCGCAATCGAGGACCTGCATATCGGCACGGGCTACGGCCACGACGTCGACGTCGGCAGCCTCATCTCCGAAGACCAGTTCGACAAGGTCACCGAACACGTCGAGGAAGCCAAAGCCGAGGGCGCGACCGTACTCACCGGCGGCACCGCACGCCCCGACCTCGGCCCGTACTTCTACGAACCGACTGTCCTCACCGATGTCGACGAGTCGATGGCCCTCTGTACCGAGGAGACGTTCGGTCCCGTCGTCTCTATCTACAAGTGGAGCGACGAGGACGAGGTCATCGAGCGGGCCAACGACACCGACTACGGCCTCAACGCCTCGGTCTGGACCGAAGACACCGAGCGCGGTAAACAGATTGCCAAACGAATCGAGGCCGGCACCGTCAACGTCAACGAAGCCTACGCCGCCGCGTGGGTCTCACTGGACGCCCCGATGGGCGGGATGAAGAACTCCGGTATCGGCCGTCGCCACGGTGACGAGGGCTTCATGAAGTATACGGAACCCCAGACCGTCGCCGTCCAGAAGCACCTCGGCATGACGAACCCGCCGGGCGTGCCGCATTGGCTCTACGCGAAAATCATGACGAAGGCGCTGAAAATTCAGCGCCACATCCCTGGCATGCGCTAG
- a CDS encoding helix-turn-helix transcriptional regulator, with the protein MSASEEDLSETEREGLELIRESGGIHQSDFWKELDVDSRKGSRIIDKLADMGLVDREETVYEGHNTYYITPVRDPKDLDFSLLMAGDMLSPFVGDEEIDPQSDAFSHWVMNLAYQ; encoded by the coding sequence ATGAGCGCTTCTGAGGAGGACCTCTCGGAGACCGAACGCGAAGGCCTCGAACTGATTCGCGAGAGCGGCGGTATTCATCAGAGCGATTTCTGGAAGGAACTGGACGTCGATTCCCGGAAGGGGAGCCGCATCATCGACAAACTGGCCGACATGGGCCTCGTCGACCGGGAGGAAACCGTCTACGAGGGTCACAACACCTACTACATCACCCCCGTTCGCGACCCGAAGGACCTCGATTTCTCCCTCCTGATGGCCGGCGATATGCTCTCGCCGTTCGTCGGCGACGAGGAAATCGACCCCCAGAGCGACGCCTTCTCGCACTGGGTGATGAATCTCGCCTATCAATAA
- a CDS encoding alpha-hydroxy-acid oxidizing protein, whose product MSESNRGSDRQVEIFMEGMADITPDVPPSFEELEEAALEVMDEKAYGYVAGGAGGERTISHNRDAFSEWRLWPRMLRDFSERDLSVELFGTEFSVPVLLAPIGVQSIIHEEGELGTARAASNLDVPLVASSAASHTMEDMADELGDTPGWFQLYWSSNDDVAKSFVRRAEEAGYEALVVTLDNNILGWRERDISDAYLPFLDGEGVANYFADGAFRDLCDAPPEENELPAIRTFIDIFGDASLTFDDLEWLCEFADIPVVVKGVLHPQDAVECVDRGAEGVIVSNHGGRQVDNAVPAIDALPHVIEALDGEDVPVLFDSGIRRGADALIALALGADAVQLGRPYAYGLAIDGQDGVEAVVKNFLADLDLTLGLIGYDDVSDVDREAVIRAAELQDGP is encoded by the coding sequence ATGAGCGAGTCCAACCGCGGGTCGGACCGACAGGTCGAGATATTCATGGAGGGGATGGCCGACATCACGCCGGACGTCCCCCCCTCCTTCGAGGAACTGGAGGAAGCCGCTCTCGAAGTGATGGACGAGAAGGCCTACGGCTACGTCGCGGGGGGTGCCGGCGGCGAGCGGACCATCAGCCACAACCGCGACGCGTTCTCGGAGTGGCGCCTGTGGCCCCGGATGCTCCGGGACTTCTCCGAGCGTGACCTCTCCGTCGAACTGTTCGGTACCGAGTTCTCGGTGCCCGTCCTGCTTGCGCCCATCGGCGTCCAGTCCATCATCCACGAGGAGGGCGAACTCGGTACGGCACGGGCGGCATCGAACCTCGACGTTCCGCTCGTGGCCTCCTCGGCCGCCTCCCACACCATGGAGGACATGGCCGACGAATTGGGCGATACCCCGGGCTGGTTCCAGCTTTACTGGTCCTCGAACGACGACGTCGCCAAGAGCTTCGTCCGCCGGGCCGAGGAGGCGGGCTACGAGGCGCTGGTCGTCACGCTGGATAACAACATCCTCGGATGGCGCGAACGCGACATCAGCGACGCCTACCTCCCCTTCCTCGACGGCGAGGGTGTGGCCAACTACTTCGCCGACGGAGCGTTCCGCGACCTGTGTGACGCGCCGCCCGAGGAAAACGAACTGCCCGCCATCCGCACATTCATCGATATCTTCGGCGACGCCTCGCTCACCTTCGACGACCTCGAATGGCTCTGTGAGTTCGCCGATATCCCGGTCGTCGTCAAGGGCGTCCTCCACCCCCAGGACGCCGTCGAATGCGTCGACCGCGGCGCCGAGGGCGTCATCGTCTCGAACCACGGCGGCCGACAGGTCGACAACGCCGTGCCGGCCATCGACGCCCTGCCGCACGTCATCGAGGCGCTGGACGGCGAGGACGTGCCGGTCCTCTTCGATTCGGGTATCCGCCGCGGCGCCGACGCGCTCATCGCCTTGGCGCTCGGCGCCGACGCCGTCCAACTGGGGCGCCCCTACGCCTACGGCCTCGCTATCGACGGTCAGGACGGCGTCGAAGCCGTCGTCAAGAACTTCCTTGCCGACCTCGACCTCACGCTGGGCCTCATCGGCTACGACGACGTGAGCGACGTCGACCGCGAGGCGGTCATCCGCGCGGCCGAGTTGCAGGACGGGCCGTAG
- a CDS encoding NRDE family protein translates to MCTLTVAWRVFDDAPICVAANRDEAFDRPATPPTVREGPPRVLAPRDERAGGTWIGYNEHGVFAAVTNRWEAGEGDRSRGLLVNDALAEPTADDALARVEAELDEREYAPFHFLLADSEDCLFVANRGDETGGGYVTESFAPGIHVIVNVGTADEWFVPSARPDVGKQQAANAERLQTDLQPRDGETAADWTARASEYLGDHDYGVCVHRDGFGTRSSSLVRLGDEQHFAFADGPPCETPYEAVEERL, encoded by the coding sequence GTGTGCACCCTCACTGTTGCATGGCGCGTCTTCGATGATGCGCCGATCTGTGTCGCCGCGAACCGCGACGAGGCGTTCGACCGACCAGCCACGCCGCCGACGGTCCGTGAGGGGCCGCCCCGCGTGCTCGCACCCCGCGACGAGCGGGCCGGCGGGACGTGGATCGGCTACAACGAACACGGCGTCTTCGCGGCCGTCACTAACCGCTGGGAGGCCGGCGAGGGCGACCGTTCCCGCGGCTTGCTGGTAAACGACGCCCTCGCGGAACCGACCGCTGACGACGCCCTCGCCCGGGTCGAGGCGGAACTCGACGAACGCGAATACGCGCCCTTCCATTTCTTGCTTGCCGACAGCGAGGACTGCCTGTTCGTCGCGAACCGTGGCGACGAAACCGGCGGCGGCTACGTTACCGAGTCCTTCGCCCCCGGCATTCATGTCATCGTCAACGTGGGCACTGCCGACGAGTGGTTCGTCCCCTCGGCACGCCCCGACGTCGGCAAGCAGCAGGCCGCCAACGCCGAGCGCCTCCAGACCGACCTCCAGCCACGTGACGGCGAGACGGCCGCCGACTGGACCGCCCGCGCAAGCGAGTATCTCGGTGACCACGACTACGGCGTCTGCGTCCACCGCGACGGCTTTGGCACCCGCTCGTCGTCGCTCGTCCGCCTCGGCGACGAGCAGCATTTCGCCTTTGCCGACGGCCCGCCCTGCGAGACTCCCTACGAGGCTGTCGAAGAGAGGCTTTAA